A genomic segment from Triticum dicoccoides isolate Atlit2015 ecotype Zavitan chromosome 1A, WEW_v2.0, whole genome shotgun sequence encodes:
- the LOC119353095 gene encoding uncharacterized protein LOC119353095 has protein sequence MKVGSQMKQMGKLNKALKEKRAKLYIIHRCVVMLLRWSD, from the coding sequence ATGAAGGTTGGGAGCCAGATGAAGCAGATGGGGAAGCTGAACAAGGCGCTCAAGGAGAAGAGGGCCAAGCTCTACATCATCCACCGCTGCGTCGTCATGCTCCTCCGCTGGAGTGATTGA